The following proteins are encoded in a genomic region of Oryza brachyantha chromosome 11, ObraRS2, whole genome shotgun sequence:
- the LOC102718029 gene encoding uncharacterized protein LOC102718029, with protein sequence MVGTSSWLSSSSCTSSLGSLDEDVFAVSCAVNTANAAAEGSVKFLCSYGGKILPRHGDGALRYVGGDNRVVSVDRSLPFYELQRKLREMCGWEAVCVRCQLPTEDLDALISVTTDDDLTNLLDEYDAASRDRLQPLKIRAFLFPRTTTTPPPLSRSPPPFSRSSSLSRTTVPHAHYHHHTRSAPSCASRWAAHQASSPPARVLQQQQNYDLHGGEMRTHRYLVHSANQR encoded by the exons ATGGTGGGAACCTCCTCCTGGCTGTCGTCCTCGTCGTGTACGTCGTCACTCGGCTCTCTCGACGAAGACGTCTTCGCGGTCTCGTGCGCCGTCAATACGGCCAACGCGGCCGCCGAGGGAAGCGTTAAGTTCCTCTGCAGCTACGGCGGAAAGATCCTCCCTCGTCACGGCGATGGCGCGCTGCGCTACGTCGGCGGGGACAACCGCGTCGTCTCCGTCGACCGCTCCCTCCCTTTCTACG AGCTGCAGCGGAAGCTAAGGGAGATGTGCGGGTGGGAGGCGGTGTGCGTACGGTGCCAGCTTCCGACGGAGGACCTGGACGCGCTCATCTCCGTCACGACCGACGACGACCTCACCAACCTGCTAGACGAGTACGACGCGGCCAGCCGGGACCGCCTCCAGCCGCTGAAGATCCGGGCGTTCCTCTTCCCAAGGACGacgaccacgccgccgccactctcGCGCAGCCCGCCGCCATTCTCTCGGTCGTCCTCCCTGTCTAGGACGACCGTGCCCCATGCCCACTACCACCACCATACTCGCAGTGCGCCCTCGTGCGCATCCCGGTGGGCAGCACACCAGGCGTCGTCGCCTCCCGCTCGTGTtctgcaacagcagcagaaCTACGACCTACACGGTGGCGAGATGCGGACGCACCGGTACCTGGTGCACAGTGCAAATCAACGGTAA